In Cryptomeria japonica chromosome 10, Sugi_1.0, whole genome shotgun sequence, a genomic segment contains:
- the LOC131044460 gene encoding probable F-box protein At4g22030, translating into MEALKLTRALKSNTALQTVTQKHGHVRLANYANKSWRINLDRRESGPAMIVASLDGPSTSTRYLQQKQADLFIRPLTQFHMDQNPNKDEEMVVAKLRLVAAAAADRAEMHGVLAEQRDGWNKLLLASLTNITLAALILQALPNNDSNNVVATLLYGFSTALMCGVNKIQPSQLAEEQRMAARLFRQLNTDIHTNLALPPHLRQDKCAESFLAKAYKAVLALDEAYPLPLFPGMLDKFPKIVRPTVWWPQHEQYHQTQNRRPHTDNNTTINGWSAEVEEELRGISETLKTGDIAEYVGLSRKVLGANSILAIAGPLLTGIAGALNLNGAMLSMSMVAGVLGVVGNTLSHAGQVGMVFEMYRNCAGFYHLLDSSISDTLSEADPEERENGELFHWRLALQLGRDPHSPLADSASKFAGKLF; encoded by the coding sequence ATGGAGGCTCTGAAGCTAACAAGAGCTCTTAAGAGTAACACAGCTTTGCAGACAGTGACACAGAAACATGGTCATGTAAGATTAGCGAATTATGCGAATAAATCATGGCGTATAAATCTTGATCGTCGTGAGAGTGGCCCCGCAATGATTGTGGCTTCGTTGGATGGTCCAAGCACAAGCACAAGATACCTGCAGCAGAAGCAAGCTGACTTGTTCATACGCCCGCTAACCCAGTTTCACATGGACCAAAACCCGAACAAAGATGAAGAGATGGTTGTGGCAAAGCTGCGTTTGGTGGCGGCAGCAGCGGCAGACCGGGCAGAAATGCACGGTGTCCTGGCAGAGCAAAGAGACGGATGGAACAAACTCCTCCTCGCTTCCCTCACCAACATCACGCTCGCCGCGCTCATTCTCCAGGCTTTACCCAACAACGATAGTAATAACGTTGTCGCCACACTTTTGTATGGCTTCTCCACAGCTTTGATGTGCGGTGTAAACAAAATCCAGCCTTCGCAGCTAGCGGAGGAGCAGAGAATGGCGGCGCGGCTCTTCCGTCAGCTCAACACTGACATCCACACAAACCTTGCTCTGCCTCCCCACCTTCGTCAGGACAAGTGTGCAGAATCCTTCCTCGCCAAGGCCTACAAAGCGGTGCTTGCATTGGATGAGGCTTATCCTCTGCCTCTCTTCCCCGGTATGCTCGACAAATTTCCCAAGATTGTACGACCGACAGTGTGGTGGCCTCAACATGAACAATATCATCAAACACAGAACCGACGTCCCCATACTGACAACAACACAACCATCAATGGATGGAgtgcagaggtagaggaagagttGAGAGGTATTTCGGAGACGCTTAAAACTGGTGATATTGCAGAGTATGTGGGGCTCAGCCGCAAAGTACTGGGAGCAAACAGTATTCTTGCAATAGCCGGCCCGTTGCTCACTGGGATTGCAGGGGCACTGAATTTGAATGGCGCAATGTTATCTATGTCAATGGTGGCGGGCGTGTTGGGTGTTGTGGGCAACACACTCAGCCATGCAGGTCAGGTCGGAATGGTTTTTGAGATGTACAGAAACTGCGCAGGATTCTACCATTTGCTGGACTCCTCCATCTCAGACACTCTGAGCGAGGCAGATCCAGAGGAGAGAGAAAACGGAGAGCTATTCCATTGGAGATTGGCCTTGCAGCTGGGTCGCGATCCTCATTCTCCTCTTGCAGATTCTGCCTCCAAATTTGCCGGCAAGCTTTTCTGA